GACATGCGACCATTCAGAGAAATCCACATATTACACGCTCCTAAAAGAACATCAATTTGAAGTGCTTGAACCCACTTCACTTCCCTACACTTTTTTCAGGGAATCCATGTATGAAGAAGAAATAACTGCTAGTCCGATTCTTTTTAAGAAAAATTGTCCAATATGCTCAGGCCAGTTGGAAGCTTTTTCACCATTGCCCCTTGAGTATATAATTAATATTCTCCAATCAATTCCACCAGATGAGATAATGTACGGTTGATATTTATTATACCAGTTTTGTTAAGCTGTTATCACTTTACAGCCCTGCTCCATAACAATAACTGTATGTTCAGCCTGGGCTACAGGACACCCGTCACTTTCTATTAAGACCGGATATTTTTTCAATAATGATTGTGTTTTTTTAATTTCACTTTGGTCCGTTAACCAACGGGATGTAAATGGGAGTTTTTTGAATTTGGATTCTAATTTCTGATATAAAGGATTTGAAAGGTTCTTGGTTTGTCGTAGACTATATATCCTGGCCTCACCCTGTATTATTCTACCGCGACCCTTTGTTGTGAATGGTTCTATCGCAATTACATCTCCTGCATATAGAGTGTTTCCATAGGGTGCGCCACCGTAATTAGGAATATTGATACCACTATGGATTGTGAATCTATCGAGACTATGGCCTGTAAGGTCCTTAACAGGATTGCAGCCATATGATTTAATAATCTTACCCATTATTGATCCAAGATGTTTTGTATTCACACCATGCATTGTCTGGCTAATTGCAGCATTCAATGCTTCGTTAGCTGCTTTAATAAGTATGTTATTGCGATCAGTGCCAACCTCCGTGGTAGCCGCTGTATCTGCAATATATCCGTCAATGTGTGCTCCGAGATCGATTTTTACAACAT
The nucleotide sequence above comes from Methanosarcinales archaeon. Encoded proteins:
- a CDS encoding type II methionyl aminopeptidase, which codes for MNSDIMECYLQAGKIASEVKEETLKTVKEGGKLLETAEYVEDLILQKGGKLAFPCNISVNQIASHYTPLYGRSKFKTGDVVKIDLGAHIDGYIADTAATTEVGTDRNNILIKAANEALNAAISQTMHGVNTKHLGSIMGKIIKSYGCNPVKDLTGHSLDRFTIHSGINIPNYGGAPYGNTLYAGDVIAIEPFTTKGRGRIIQGEARIYSLRQTKNLSNPLYQKLESKFKKLPFTSRWLTDQSEIKKTQSLLKKYPVLIESDGCPVAQAEHTVIVMEQGCKVITA